The Meriones unguiculatus strain TT.TT164.6M chromosome 16, Bangor_MerUng_6.1, whole genome shotgun sequence genomic sequence AACTACGAGAGCTATTTAATTGAACTTGACTTTTTAACTGTGCAAAGAGTTCCAAACACTTAAAGGCATTTTCTAATCTTTAATATGGTATCATCCTGAATAGAAGCTTAGGCATCAGACAggtggtggtgtttttgttttggtgtgtttgcttgctacaagacagggtctcactatgcagctctggctgtcctggacctcactagGTAAGAGGAGGCTGGGCTCACACTCACAGATGCACTGCCtgcacctcccgagtgctgggattgattgAAGGCGCCATGCAGCACTGCACTGGGTTAAACaagcattttaaaaacatctcattttctaaagggttaaaaaaacaaaaacaaaaaccccaaatgtTAACAAACTAAGAAAGAGTTCTCGCTCTTCCGGTCTCTCTGGCCTCCGCGGCAGAAGCAAGATGTGGAAAGGAGCGTCATCCTTTGGAAAGCGTCACAGTAAGGCACACTCATGCCGCTGCTGGGGCTCGAAGGCCGACCACCTTCAGAAGTCCACCTGTGGCGGATGTGGCTACGCTGCCGAGCTCAAGAGAAAATATAATTACAGTGCCAAGGCTAAGAGACGGAACCCTACCGGGACTGGGTGAGGCACCTAAAAACTGTCTAGCGCAGGTTCGGGCGTGGATTCCGTGAAGGAACGACACCTAAACCCAAGAGGGCAGCTGTTGCAGCACCCAGTTCATCTTGAGGCTTTCAGTCAGTCATAAAATAAATGATctgctttcaaaaaaaaatttcttattAAAATGTCCATATTTGGAAAGTAATActcggagagatggctcagtgattgaaGCCAATGGCTGCTcgtccagaggaccagggttcaatccccagcacccatgtagcagctcacagccatctctgactgcagttccagggtatcAGACACCCTAACACAGACGTATAAGCAGGCGAAACACCcatgaacataaaataagaataaatttaaataaaaggaaagcaACACTTGCTCATTTCAGATTAATTTGGAAAATTCACAAAAATATCAGGAAGATAAGTGAGCAGCCAGCGGTGACCATAACTTGGTATATTTCTCTGTGATTCCTGTGATTCTTTTCCTTACTAAAGTCAAAATCATGATatatgtagattgctttctgTCTTCCCACATAATACCTCACGGTATTTTTCATTGTTCTTCGAATGTTTCAGGtctaaaataatatttgaatGCTTAACTGTCATTAGAATAGATTATGGCTATGTCAAGTTAACAATTTCCTCATtgggtgttttttggtttttggtttgttttttttttgcaactgtAAAAAAGTAATACAAACAATCTGCAATCCCTGATTATTTTCAGGATATAGAGTACCACAGCActgatatatatttattttgagattatgtttgctccgtgtgtgtgtgtttgtgtgtatacacataagtggggaggccagaaaaaggtgtcAGTCCTAAAAGGTGAGCCACCCAGcctgggtgctggcaactgaactcaggtcctctgcaaaagcaaccgCTCTTGACACGGTCTCCGCCCCACTGTGGGTGAAGCCCTTGCTTCATTACAGCTCTAAAAGTCCTGGGTATTAGcacttaaaaatattctgtaaCATGGTAACATCAGTAGGCCTCTATTTTTCTTGGGGTTGGGGGgcttcaagacagggcttctctgtgtagccctgtcctggaactcgttctgAAGCCCAGGCTGCACACTTTCTCTTAACTAGTGATCAGATCAAACGGAGTCATTTTCTCCATCAAACAGCGCTGCCTGGTTGAGCGTAGTGAACTGCCACTAGCTGGCCTTTCTGTGTCTTCTGGGTGTCATTGTTCCCTTGCTGTTACTGCTCAACGTGCCTATCACTAACATGCTCCATTAGCTGCCTCGTACTTAAGCATGCGACTTAACACACTATGTAAAACTGTAGAGAAGGGCTCCCAAAGGCAAACGGCTCAGATACGCTGCTGATGATCACAGGTGAAAAATACCCCCCTGTATAGGCAGGACAGCATGACCATGCGCAGACTGTACCCGCTCCTTTGTAAGGCTGTTAGGTCGCACTCCTCTCTGAAGAAACCAGAATCTAAGTCCAGTGGTTTAAGCAGGGCAGTACTGACCCCTAGGGGTTATTCTGGAAATGTGTGGGGTCATTTTCAGTTGGTTTTACTAGTGGTATTTAGTGAATAAGAAATAGAGACCTTTGggggaactcaatgactggctctttggtctccccacccccgaagggaggagcagtcctgttaggccacagaggagggctttgcagccagtcctgaagatacctgctaaaacaggatcagatgaatggggaggaggtccccctatcagtggacttggaaaggggcacggtggagatgagggagggagggagggactgggagggaatgagggatcgggacacggctgggatacagagttaataaaatgtaactgataaaaaaaaagaaaaagaaaaataaaataaaataaaaaaagaaatagagaccttTGACATCCCAAAATGGTTGGCATGTCCCATCCCAGAGTATTCAGATAAGTAAAAGCTggatttattttttcctctcaAAGAAGTGATAGGTGATTCCCCAGTTTGGGGCTTCACATAATTTTCTTCTGAAGAGTACAGTGAAGAAAAGGAGGTACGTACGAAGAGAAAACACTTCTCTCAGAGAAACCTGACAAACATAAGCTCAGCAGGCCATGAGTTAAGAGGGCATCTCACCTGCGTTGTGGCCTTCCACCTAAACATACAAAACCTCACTTTCATCGTCATACAAAATCAGAAAACCCCAATTGCGAAACAGCCTATAAAATACCTAACACCTCATAATATTGTTGGTCTTGCAGAACAGAGATGAAAGTTCGGCTACGGAGCCTTGGGAAGCGTCTTTAGTCCTCTATCTAGACAGGTGAGGAAGACCAGGTTTCTTTCACCAGACGCCATTGACCACACGGGGCACTCAGACTGGTGTCAGCCATCTTTGATGTTTATAGACccaaagagaaaaacattaaGTGATGGGATGAGCAAGCTGGAGACATGTGGAGTTCTTTCTGGCCAACTGTCTGCACTGCTTGCTTTTGGGCCTTTCCATGAACCAACAGCATCTCGGGAGCACAGCCCTCTCCGCAGACATGTTGTCAAGTTCTGTGTACTATGCTACGGACAGCTCTGGGGTCCTACTCCCCCAAATGACACTCGAGATGAGCTCTCTACAAGGCAACTCCCTTCTGGTGGAGCCTTCTGGAATGGGGAGAGCGTTCTGGCAAACTTCTACCGTGTGGGGACATAGACAGTGACAGTGCCTTCACCAGACACTGCATCTGCTGTTGCTTCACCTTGAATATTTCAGCCTCCTgcagtacaaaaaaaaataagtgtttctGTCACCTGGTCTACAGTACTTTTGTTACAGCAGCCTAATTATGACCAAAATCATGGTCCAAATGCTCCATGGGGACGCCACGGTGATTCTTCGGGCCCTGGCTTTAAGCAGCATGCCGTGGCAGTCCCAGCACACATGGGCAGGTCTGTAGCACTCTCAGGGACTGAGTGCTAGCAGAGTATTGCTGTCTCACTATGGGGCAGCAGAGTCCCACGCCCCCATCCATTCTTCCCGGGCAAGTGTATTTGAAAGTGCACTGTTCTAGTTCCTGCCAAGGCCTGGCCACGGACATTCCCCCCCAGTGCATACAGGAATGAACTTAAGGAAGGACGATTACCTTTTGGCAAGATTCACTTAGCAAGCAGTTTCCCCAGGTGCCCCCCACCCCCTGAAATAAGGTTCAAATGGTTAGATGAACTGGGTAGGCCCGGTATCACAATCCACTTGGTGATTTGGGCACTGGACATTTGAAACTGGCTGTCGTAAAGCCCTGTGGCCCGCCTTTTGATATCTGGCCTTTCTTCTGAATGTACTTAATTGCCCTGAAATCctttaattcattattttctttcgcAGAGTTCTTCAACCATAGAAACTACCTGGCTTACAGTCTGTACAGAATTGTGTGTGTCCCTGGTTCAGCGTGAACTTAAAAGACCTTTCAAATTCTTTCAGCCCTCAAGTGCAACCTTTTATACAAAGGACTCACTACACAGAACTTTACATATTAAACAGCGTTAGTTTTATTTTAGTCTATGATTTGTTTAAACTGCTCACGTAAATCCATTTCACCCCAAAAAGAACTTGACATTGTCCATCCACGTTTTCCACTATAGCCTGCAGAACATTTCCGTGTTGTTTGACCTCAAATTGGGTTTGATCCTTCAGTCATAAGTTTTCCAAATTGCCTCTTAGAATCCATCACTTGTCAGTCAGCAGGGACGACCACAGAACTCCTGATGTCTGACTTATCACTGAACGTACTTATCCTAAGTGCTCACAAGCTTCATGAAGACCCTGGGGGAGCCTCACTCACACAGGGAGCCCCTAGAGCAGCCTTGTACTATAGACGTCTGTGCTACTTCTGCTAGGATGTTCAAGCCTGAGAACCAAGGGCACAAAGTCAAACTCACTGCAAGGTTCCCAAGAGAAGACTAACAAGGAAGGTGCCGGGACGCATAATCTAGCTCCAAGAAACGATGACACCTGAACGCTCAGGCCCATCAGGCTACTTTGTCGTCTAACTGCTTGCTGTTCCCACATAACTGCAGTATTCATTCACATAAAGCAGGCCACAGCCTCGCCCACTGTCTAAGCACCTGGTAAAGTTaatcccctcctcctcctcactcccaGAAAAGTTTAGTTAGTCCTTGAACTTTGAAAGtactttatatatatacaaataaaaaataattaggatTTCCATCGGTGTCCCTGTCAGCATGATTCAGAACTGCTCGGAGGAATACCTTCTCTTTGTAAGATAAACACTATGCTGTTTGAAGTACGCACAAAGTT encodes the following:
- the LOC132648213 gene encoding LOW QUALITY PROTEIN: large ribosomal subunit protein eL37-like (The sequence of the model RefSeq protein was modified relative to this genomic sequence to represent the inferred CDS: inserted 1 base in 1 codon; substituted 1 base at 1 genomic stop codon) gives rise to the protein MWKGASSFGKRHSKAHSCRCWGSKADHLQKSTCGGCGYAAELKRKYNYSAKAKRRNPTGTGXRHLKTVXRRFGRGFREGTTPKPKRAAVAAPSSS